The Cyanobacterium sp. T60_A2020_053 genomic sequence AGAAGATGTTACAGCATAATCCTACCAAGCGTTTTACCTCAGCACAAGAGGCATTAAGGATTATCGACCCAGAATCGAGAAATAAACCGATTAACTCTAACCCAATTTCTTCCCCCTCCCCTTCTTCACTTTCCCCCTCCCCTTCTTCACTTTCTACCTCTTCTTCTCCTGCTTCTCCTATCTCACCAGCTTCTCCTGCCTCCCCAGCTTCCCCAATTTCTCCCTCTGAAATTCCCCCTTTACCGTTAGCGCATATTTTGAGGGGCGCTGGATTTGTGGGTTTTGAAGGTAGTTTGTTGATAATTGCCTTGAATAGCGCCCTTCCTTTTTTATCATTCCCCTTGGTGATAGGCATTTGGGGAGGCATAACGGGATTAATAATTTATCTTCTATATAAAAAATTTCTTGAAAAATGGGATTTATTAATTTTTGGCTTGGTGACAGTAGCTTTAGTCTATTTTTTCCCGTTTTTACACAGTTATCTATTAATTAACTATCAATTTAATCAAATTACTATAATTATAATTCCACTTATTATCGCACTTGGTATAACTGCAGTTACTTCGGTTGGTTTAATCATTTTTCAACTCTTACGATGCTTTTTGAAATAAACTACATTAGAGTTGTTGCGAAATAGGTAATAATAGAAAAAACTGACCAAGTAGAGAGAAGTCAGTCAGGCTAATCGATGGGTTCACCGATTACAAGAGGTATTAGAAGCCACATTGGAAGAGAAACAGGTATTACCAAAAAGGAAAATTAGCACAATTCAAGAGTTTAGGGAATATTTTCCAGATGTGGAAAGAGTGATGATTGACGGAGTGGAAAGACCGATTAATCGACCACAAGACAAGGAAAAAAGAAAAGACACACTCGTAAAAATGTAGCGGTGGTAAGTCCTGCAAAAAAGATATTACAGCTAACACCGACCTGTAATGGCAAGATACATGACAAAAAAATTGATGATCAATTTGACTTGATTGGGGGAATAGCGGATATGGTGAAAGTACAAGCAGATTCGGGATTTCAAGGAGTGCAAAAAATATATGATAATGTCTTTCTACCTCAAAAAAAACCGAGAGGGGGAGAGTTAACAGCAGAGTAAAAAGAAGAAAATCGGCAATTATCGAGAGAAAGAGTCAGATGTGAAAATGCGTTTTCAGGAGTGAAGCGATACAATGCAGTATCGTCAACTTATCGGAATAGAAAGGAGGAATTTGATGATAAATTAATGGTAACAGCCTGTGGATTATGGAATTTTTACTTAGAAGTAGCATAAAATAAAATCAGAAATGGGGAAAATATTATCAATTTTATTCAATATTTAAAATTAAAACTTTATCCCATTATTTCGCAACAACTCTATTAACTCCAAATTATTTGTTAACAAGCTTACTATTTTATTTAATCCTCGTTCCTAATTGACAATGGATAATGAAAAAGAGCAAAATCTGAGGTAAACTTTTCAATACTAACAGTTGAGGAAACCATCATGGCAATGCAAATGAAAATTTATGTTCCCCCCCATCCTTTAATTAAACATTGGCTAGGGGTAGCGCGCGATCAAAATACCCCCTCAACTTTATTTAAAACTGCCATGGTGGAGTTGGGGCGCTGGTTAACTTATGAAGCCATTCGAGATTGGTTGCCCACCATCAACACTAAAGTAGAAACCCCTTTAGCCACTGCTGATGCCATTTTTATCGATCCGCAAAGCGCCCTCGCCTGTATTCCTATTCTTCGGGCGGGATTAACCTTGGCGGAGGGCGCTCAAACTATACTACCTCTGGCTTCTACCTATCATCTTGGCTTAGTGAGAAATGAAGAAACCTTGCAACCTAGTTGCTACATGAATAAATTACCAGCGCACTTCACCCCTGATACTCGTATTCTCATTTTAGACCCCATGTTGGCAACCGGTGGATCGATGATATATGCCCTTGAAGAAGTGCTAAAACGGGGGGGAAACATTGATTTGACGAGGATCATTTCCGTAGTAACAGCGCCCCCCGCCCTACGCCAATTAAGCCTTTCCTACCCCACGTTAACCCTCTTTACTGCCATGATTGACGAGGTGGTTAACGATGACGGTTTTATTGTACCGGGTTTAGGAGATGCGGGAGATCGCTCTTTTAATACTGAGAATTTATAGAAGGGCAAAGTTAAAAGGGCTATTTTTGGCACTTTTTTAAGATTTTATTGTACTTAAAACCTTTATTTGACAAGGGTTTTGATTTATTCAGCAGACCCTAAATAACGAACAAAACCTTTGATATATAATAGTGTTAGTATTTTTAAAATGCAATTGTTATAACTTTATGGTTTGCATTTCACCTAATACCTGACACCTAATACCTGACACCTAATAACTGACACCTTTTTTTAGACATAATTTATCATACTCAAAGTAGAAGAGCCTTAAATATTAAGCCAATAAAAAACATCATTAACAATTAAAGTTAGTTCGACTTGATCTAATACAGGTAAAATATTATCATCTCGAAAAATTTTCACTTTTTGATCACTAAATACTACTAAAATTGTTTCATCTTCGGGATTAATTAACCAACCTAAATTAGTGCCATTTTCTGAACAAAAAAGCAATTTATCTAACACTTTCATTAAACTTTGATCTGGTGACAAAATTTCAATACTCCAATCTGGCAATCGGTCAAATCGATTGGCTATTCTTTCTTTTTCTGTGCGTGGTATTCTATCCCAGGCAAATACCGCTACATCAGGTACGATGGCACTATTATTACAGATACAACGCAATTCAGGAAAAGCATAGGCAATTTTAGCTGATTCGGTAATCTGATTAATAGTGGTAGAAAGTTTGATTTGTAATCTACTGTGTTCTCCTTGAGGCATTGGCTTAGTAGTAATAACTCCATTAATATATTCTTGAGGGGGTTTTGTTTCGGGTTGTTGCAAAAATTCTTCTAGGGAGATAGTTTTTTGGATGGTTGCAATCATAGTTTTGGTTTTTTGTCACTAATTATATTATCTTAAACGGTTAGATAAAGAAGTGGCTTGTTAACAACCAGTTAGAAATAAGCCGTTTCTGCATGGAGTGGAGGGCGCTGTAAATGATTTGAATCTATCCCGAATTTAAGCAAAGGGGAAGACTTTACTAAAATTGAGGAAATGATCTCCCCTAACCCCCCTAACTAAAGAATTAGACAATAGATTAAAATGAACAAAGAGAAAATTATTATTATTTATGAAAGTTCGTGAAGTAATCAAACGTTTAAAAGCCGATGGTTGGTATGAAGATAGAATGAAAGGTAGCCATCGAGTTTTCAAACACCCTAGCAAATCTGGTATTGTTGTTATACCTGGTAATTTTGGGGATGATGTAGCCATTGGCACACTTAACAGTATTTGGAAACAAGCTCAATTGGAGGATGAAAAATGAAAGAGTATTATGTAATTTTTGAATGGGCAGGTAATAATTATTCTGCTTATGTGCCTGATTTACCCGGTTGCATTTCCACAGGTAAAACTTTAGAAGAAACAGAAGTAAATATTAAAAAAGCGATTGAATTATATATAGATGTTTTAAAAGAGGATAATTTACCAATTCCCGAACCTTTAACGAAAGCAAAATCTATTTTTATTGCTGCTTAAAAATGATAATGTTTATCAAACAGTTTCAATTATTCTAAGATTAGATTAGCTGATGAGCTACTATTTTTTAGTGAGGTGGAGGGCGCTGTAAATTGTTGAAATTTGCTCATTTCAATGTCAGAATTAAGCATAATTTAAGTTAGAGTTATCAAGCAAAATTGACTAGATATTTCCAAATAAACTTTACATAGCTACATTCCAGTAGAAAAGAGCCCTCCACCCCAAACCCAGCGCCCTCCATCCCCAATCCAGTACCCTTCTGCCCAAGCTACTATAAAAAAACAATATTAGTTCAATTTATCAAGAATATATTTTAGAGCTTGTTCAACAGTCTGTATTTTCTCTGCATCTTCGTCAGAAATCTGAATTCCAAACGCTTCTTCTAAAGCCATAATTAATTCTACTGCATCTAAGCTATCTGCATCCAAATCGTAAGCAAAATTAGAACTTATATCTATGTCGTTATAGTCAACATCTAATTGTTCAACAATAATCATTTTCAGTTTTGAGAAAATTTCAGATTGTTCTAATTTACCATAATATTTCTCCTCGTCAATTCCTTGTAATTGATTATCTAATTCTTCATTATCCAATTCTTGATTATCTAATTCTTCGTTATCGGAATCATCACGCATATAGAAATACCAGAAAATATTAGCTAAAGTAAAATGAGAAACTTCTTTCAAATTAGAAATAGTAAAAACTTTATGATCATATTTTTCTGCTTCCTGACTAATATATTCTTCATAGTCTTTTCTTAATTCAGGATTCATCATAAACATCAGTTGACTAATAATAGACCTAGAATGAGATTTTTCCTGTAAAGTTTCATAAATTTCTAACTCAGGTTCTTCAAGAATATCATTAACTGAATTACTACTATTAACAATTAATTGAAATTGATTAAATTCAGCATTTTGCAATAATTGTAATTCTGATGAAGAAAGGGATTGCATATAATCAAGATTATTTCTCCATGACTCCAATATAATCAAATCTTGATCATGTAATCTAGTAATTTCAGGGAATAAAAACTCAAGTTCATCTTCTGAATCACATTTATCTAAAACTTGAACACAATCATTCCTGATTTGTCGATCTAAATCATACAAACGATCACTTGCAACAATTAATTCATTCTGTACTTGATAAGTACCTATAATCATCTGTTCTATCAACCAAGAACATTCATGTCTTCTTAATAATCCACAAGCTGAGTTTTCCTCTAATAAATGAGGATTTTGATAGTCAGCTAGTGATGCAAATAATATCGAGCGTACTGCGTTAATTTCTGTATTTCTTGTCTTAATACTTTGTAATTTCATC encodes the following:
- a CDS encoding type II toxin-antitoxin system HicB family antitoxin, with protein sequence MKEYYVIFEWAGNNYSAYVPDLPGCISTGKTLEETEVNIKKAIELYIDVLKEDNLPIPEPLTKAKSIFIAA
- the acpP gene encoding acyl carrier protein encodes the protein MRDDSDNEELDNQELDNEELDNQLQGIDEEKYYGKLEQSEIFSKLKMIIVEQLDVDYNDIDISSNFAYDLDADSLDAVELIMALEEAFGIQISDEDAEKIQTVEQALKYILDKLN
- a CDS encoding type II toxin-antitoxin system HicA family toxin translates to MKVREVIKRLKADGWYEDRMKGSHRVFKHPSKSGIVVIPGNFGDDVAIGTLNSIWKQAQLEDEK
- a CDS encoding Uma2 family endonuclease; protein product: MIATIQKTISLEEFLQQPETKPPQEYINGVITTKPMPQGEHSRLQIKLSTTINQITESAKIAYAFPELRCICNNSAIVPDVAVFAWDRIPRTEKERIANRFDRLPDWSIEILSPDQSLMKVLDKLLFCSENGTNLGWLINPEDETILVVFSDQKVKIFRDDNILPVLDQVELTLIVNDVFYWLNI
- the upp gene encoding uracil phosphoribosyltransferase → MAMQMKIYVPPHPLIKHWLGVARDQNTPSTLFKTAMVELGRWLTYEAIRDWLPTINTKVETPLATADAIFIDPQSALACIPILRAGLTLAEGAQTILPLASTYHLGLVRNEETLQPSCYMNKLPAHFTPDTRILILDPMLATGGSMIYALEEVLKRGGNIDLTRIISVVTAPPALRQLSLSYPTLTLFTAMIDEVVNDDGFIVPGLGDAGDRSFNTENL